The genomic region AAAAACCTTCATGTAACGTGCGCTTGACTGAAGATGAGCTAATACTCATATGAGCTGTCATGTCACATGTCAAGCTTCTTTTTCTTCTGAATCATGTCTTGGAAATTTCAACCTTAAGCCATTCGATATGATGTCCCTTTTGTTAATATTACAGCCTTTATAGTGGATTGTTCCTTTTGTTTTCTGTTTTACATAATTGTCAGTTATACAACTAGAGGAATGTATGATGTTTTGGTTAACTTTATAAAGGATGCATGTGGTCTGAGTAAGAAGTCAAAGGAGCAGATTGTGGACATTGATGCTGCAGATGTGAACTATGAATTGGCAGTTTTCGAATATGTTGAAGACATTTTCAGCTTCTACAAACTAGCTGAGGTATTTATTGTCTTGAACTTGAgctttattttcatttcttgtatACTAGCAATATCTATGATCAAATCAATTTTTTGTGGTTCTTTGCAGAGTGAGACAAGAGTTCATGACTAATTGATTCACAGCCTACCACAAGTTTGAGCTTAATCCAGAAACTCTTTACCTCACAATGTACATTCTTGATCGCTACCTCTCTGTGGAGACTGCATCAAGAAGGGAACTGCAGTTGGTGGGCATTAGTGCCATGCTTATAGCCTCTAAATATGAAGAAACTTGGGCTCCCAAGGT from Capsicum annuum cultivar UCD-10X-F1 unplaced genomic scaffold, UCD10Xv1.1 ctg75592, whole genome shotgun sequence harbors:
- the LOC107852539 gene encoding LOW QUALITY PROTEIN: G2/mitotic-specific cyclin S13-6-like (The sequence of the model RefSeq protein was modified relative to this genomic sequence to represent the inferred CDS: inserted 2 bases in 1 codon; substituted 1 base at 1 genomic stop codon), which codes for MYDVLVNFIKDACGLSKKSKEQIVDIDAADVNYELAVFEYVEDIFSFYKLAESETRVHDXLXFTAYHKFELNPETLYLTMYILDRYLSVETASRRELQLVGISAMLIASKYEETWAPKLNDFMCISDKTYSHEQVLTMEKQIHEQLKWSMTSCASWTKLTVTRKC